One window from the genome of Amaranthus tricolor cultivar Red isolate AtriRed21 chromosome 9, ASM2621246v1, whole genome shotgun sequence encodes:
- the LOC130823181 gene encoding uncharacterized protein LOC130823181 — MLPATLVTNIKTCVPIELDEDGTNFNTWVTLFKLHCRAYLVDAHIVPDDFSKTSIIKDSDCLALLPSIVPSDDCALDAWNRVENNFQNNKTSHILHLESQFNEISLSNFKSYCNEPQNLALTLNNLGTSISDNRLALPVLHCLYFDYRTFRSLVQHTSPVPSFDTLRSMLELEEHSNNKEVSSSHDSALVVTPKPSPLENSKNYDSHGPSNPRGFDRNHRRGGRNSCCYHHSPSHQSGYTSPRHRSP, encoded by the exons ATGCTTCCCGCTACTTTGGTTACTAACatcaaaacatgtgtacctatTGAACTTGATGAAGATGGTACCAATTTTAATACTTGGGTCACTCTCTTTAAACTTCATTGTCGGGCATATCTTGTGGATGCTCATATTGTTCCCGACGACTTCTCTAAAACATCGATTATAAAAGATTCCGATTG TCTGGCTCTTCTCCCATCCATTGTTCCTTCCGATGATTGTGCTCTTGATGCTTGGAATCGTGTTgagaataattttcaaaataataagacaTCTCATATACTTCATCTTGAATCTCAATTTAATGAAATCTCTCTTTCTAATTTCAAGTCTTATTGTAATGAACCACAAAATCTTGCTCTCACCCTTAATAACCTTGGCACAAGCATCTCTGATAATCGTTTGGCTCTTCCAGTTCTTCATTGCTTATATTTCGATTATCGTACTTTTCGCTCTTTGGTTCAACATACGTCTCCGGTTCCCTCTTTTGATACTCTTCGCTCCATGTTAGAATTAGAAGAGCACTCGAACAATAAAGAAGTTTCATCTTCTCATGACTCGGCTCTTGTGGTTACTCCTAAACCATCACCTTtggaaaattctaaaaattatgATTCTCATGGTCCCTCTAATCCCCGTGGTTTCGACCGCAACCACCGCCGTGGTGGCCGAAATAGCTGCTGCTACCACCACAGCCCATCTCATCAAAGTGGGTATACAAGCCCACGACACCGAAGCCCATAG
- the LOC130823182 gene encoding secreted RxLR effector protein 161-like — MENSKRGFIPMQHGIKLCKTMCPSSSEDFKRMNNVPYASAIGSIMYAMICTRPDVAFALSMCSRYQSNPGDAHWIATKNILKYLRRTKDNFLVYGGANELFVTGYTDASFQTDKDDFRSQSGFIFCLNGGAVSWKSSKQSSVADSTTEAEYIAAAEAVKETVWIKKFISELGIVPSIENGIKLYCDNEGAIAQSKEPRSHQKSKHVERKFHLIREIVGRQDVIISRVDTTDNIADPLTKPLPQPKHESHTRSMGLKHMGECL; from the coding sequence ATGGAAAACTCCAAAAGAGGGTTTATTCCTATGCAACATGGCATTAAACTTTGCAAGACTATGTGCCCATCGAGTTCAGAAGACTTCAAGCGTATGAATAATGTTCCTTATGCTTCTGCAATAGGATCAATCATGTATGCTATGATATGTACTCGACCAGATGTTGCATTTGCTTTGAGTATGTGCAGCAGATACCAGTCCAATCCAGGAGATGCACACTGGATAGCAACGAAAAATATCCTCAAGTACTTGAGAAGGACAAAGGATAATTTTCTGGTATATGGCGGAGCTAATGAGTTGTTTGTCACTGGATACACTGATGCAAGTTTCCAAACTGACAAAGATGACTTTCGATCCCAATCTGGTTTCATATTTTGTCTGAATGGAGGAGCTGTGAGCTGGAAGAGCTCCAAGCAGAGTTCAGTTGCAGATTCTACAACAGAGGCTGAATACATAGCAGCAGCTGAAGCAGTAAAAGAGACTGTTTGGATTAAAAAGTTCATTAGTGAACTGGGTATAGTTCCTAGCATTGAGAATGGAATCAAGTTGTATTGTGATAACGAAGGTGCTATTGCTCAATCCAAGGAACCTAGATCTCAccaaaaatctaaacatgttgaaAGAAAATTCCATCTTATTCGAGAAATTGTTGGAAGACAGGATGTAATAATAAGTAGAGTTGATACCACGGATAACATAGCAGATCCGTTGACTAAACCACTCCCTCAGCCGAAGCATGAGAGTCATACTAGGTCTATGGGGCTTAAGCATATGGGAGAATGTCTTTAG